The Glandiceps talaboti chromosome 9, keGlaTala1.1, whole genome shotgun sequence genome window below encodes:
- the LOC144440478 gene encoding uncharacterized protein LOC144440478 has translation MSDRGIIGVVVIELILTISSSNIDAKRTLVINCKYEPPSEHYNQVIFEWRKDVTDLSLVKGEAKSTLSDGNIDLNNIVLTGYANERFDISSDGDLKINQINAEDEGLYECIVNFKLTNEYKTRKHVVQLVLDGIDCDPQRDMESTTMKHPNWKTSRQTISSTSSSTQNFNNKSPKHLNTENDEDPKFEQTYDDDEKASDGIDITSLTFWGMVTSVAIAVFIVVCLLCYVIRQKIKKKKRPSQLSDERKMLRNPSSTSTPPESVRIFGNESRTSSRSDDLDDVFVNIERGDQPQHTPSRGRSIGDVSPFWAVSFKERSLPVVTTSSRTNARLQQTHGELSNNNNNGPWVQQHTQRLQDWIMLSQLSLNSQISSNSSTFTGGSSDSQQPSESYIRHDRFEIPRGNITLGEQIGKGHFGEVFKGKVILPDKNRDGTSSIAVKTLKESAGSNEKMDLLRELEVMKMIKRHPFVINLLGCCTTSDVAAPVLIILEYATNGNLRDYLRKFRRLADHGIGKTISLTLNDLTRFSWQIAEGMSFLHESKCIHRDLAARNILVDANKVIRIADFGLAKFVGEDEIYEKKTSGPSPVRWMAPESLRNNIFTFHSDVWAYGVLLYEIFTLGSTPYPQLTDMYEVRRKVQEGYTMPKPTHCRLDIYQVMEKCWHKIPSLRQPFSGLAEQIKSINVKPQEYIKISQLDNVNYINLDSKANTMEKL, from the exons ATGTCGGATCGAGGAATCATTGGTGTGGTTGTTATTG AATTAATACTGACGATTTCAAGCTCAAACATCGATGCCAAACGAACTttggtaataaattgtaaatatgaacCACCCAGTGAACATTACAACCAGGTTATCTTTGAATGGAGAAAGGACGTGACAGATCTGTCTCTGGTGAAAGGGGAAGCGAAAAGTACACTGTCAGATGGAAACATAGATTTGAACAATATCGTGCTAACAGGTTACGCTAATGAACGTTTTGATATTTCCTCTGACGGTGACTTGAAGATCAATCAAATCAACGCTGAAGACGAAGGCCTGTACGAATGTATTGTTAATTTTAAACTGACGAATGAATACAAAACTAGAAAACACGTGGTACAACTGGTCTTAG aTGGTATCGACTGTGACCCACAGAGAGACATGGAATCTACAACAATGAAACACCCCAACTGGAAAACATCAAGGCAGACAATTTCTTCTACATCTTCCTCAACtcaaaatttcaacaacaaatcaCCAAAACACCTAAACACCGAAAATGATGAAGACCCGAAGTTTGAGCAAacgtatgatgatgatgagaaagCGAGCGATGGTATTGATATCACCTCTTTAACATTTTGGGGGATGGTGACGTCAGTAGCTATTGCCGTTTTCATCGTTGTTTGCCTACTCTGTTATGTGATAAGGCAAAAGATAAAGAAGAAGAAACGACCTTCACAG CTTAGTGACGAGAGAAAAATGTTGCGCAACCCAAGTAGTACAAGTACACCTCCTGAAAGTGTCAGGATTTTTGGAAACGAATCAAGG ACAAGTTCGCGATCAGATGATTTGGATGACGTATTTGTCAACATAGAGAGAGGTGACCAACCACAACACACTCCAAGCAGAGGTCGCAGTATTGGTGACGTCTCACCTTTCTGGGCAGTGAGCTTCAAAGAACGTTCACTTCCTGTGGTGACAACTAGTTCTAGGACGAATGCTCGACTACAACAAACACACGGGGAacttagtaataataataacaacggGCCATGGGTTCAGCAGCATACACAGCGTTTACAAGACTGGATCATGTTGAGTCAGTTAAGCCTCAACTCACAAATTTCGTCCAACAGTTCTACGTTTACTGGTGGTAGCAGTGATAGCCAACAACCGTCGGAGAGTTACATTCGACATGACCGTTTTGAAATCCCTAGGGGTAACATCACACTTGGCGAACAAATCGGAAAAGGACACTTTGGTGAAGTTTTCAAAGGGAAAGTTATTCTACCAGATAAGAACCGTGACGGAACGTCATCAATTGCTGTCAAAACACTGAAAG AATCTGCTGGTAGTAACGAAAAAATGGATTTACTGCGAGAACTTGAGgtgatgaaaatgataaagCGTCATCCGTTTGTTATTAATCTACTTGGCTGCTGCACTACTTCAGACGTCG CTGCACCAGTACTCATTATCCTAGAGTACGCCACCAACGGCAATCTACGGGACTACCTTCGTAAATTTCGACGTCTAGCAGACCACGGCATCGGAAAAACCATCTCTTTGACTTTAAACGATCTCACCCGCTTTTCCTGGCAGATAGCAGAGGGAATGTCATTTCTGCACGAGTCAAAG TGTATCCATAGAGATCTCGCTGCTCGTAACATTCTGGTAGATGCTAATAAAGTGATAAGAATTGCTGACTTTGGTCTCGCGAAGTTTGTTGGTGAGGACGAGATTTACGAGAAGAAAACATCG GGTCCATCACCTGTCCGTTGGATGGCACCAGAGTCTCTCCGAAATAACATCTTCACCTTTCATAGTGACGTGTGGGCATACGGAGTTCTtctttatgaaatattcactttGGGTTCTACTCcatacccacaactcacagaTATGTATGAAGTCCGACGAAAAGTCCAGGAAGGCTACACGATGCCTAAACCAACACACTGCAGATTGGATAT ATACCAAGTAATGGAAAAATGTTGGCATAAAATTCCATCTCTCAGACAACCATTCTCTGGCTTAGCAGAACAAATAAAATCCATTAATGTGAAACCACAG GAGTACATTAAAATATCCCAACTTGACAACGTTAACTACATCAACTTGGATAGCAAAGCAAATACAATGGAAAAACTATAA